In the genome of Triticum urartu cultivar G1812 chromosome 5, Tu2.1, whole genome shotgun sequence, one region contains:
- the LOC125555766 gene encoding F-box only protein 13-like: MSTKTKGVLPSHPSPPHGCKATPDVTKGEETQEAQGQRFQEHTLPEPGATMSGRMELSAHMSMAPATNGGKRRCSRPCLGDIHEDMLERVLARLPPASFFRLRAVCREWRAVAASATFLDACARVPPRDPWFLMLSERPHPVVAFDTDGRSWNACRAPTGSMPVAASGGLVLYSVLATGALCVSNPLTGASRALPTPPQGQGQGVPQLHAIAMYGSPYRVALFTGELPDLSMAVFDSSEGSWEGPVPLARRSGTSSTDAPTHGGDDTVYFLSKSGDVVATNMKRSSLKQYSSAVVPSECGAVVYFLSHSGTVLACDTASRTFAELPRILPVHFEYSIDVVACNGASYAVVLSEYLDTASLRVWQFAEGAWRQVAAMPPGMAHGFYGKRADINCVGHGDRVMVCVSSGEVNGCFMCDVRSNQWEELPRCINGDGEIIDFLAAFSFEPRVEINV; this comes from the exons ATGTCAACGAAAACAAAAGGTGTCCTCCCCTCCCATCCATCTCCTCCGCACGGATGTAAAGCCACCCCAGACGTAACAAAGGGTGAGGAGACTCAAGAGGCGCAAGGGCAAAGATTCCAAGAACACACCCTACCTGAGCCAGGAGCAACCATGAG TGGCCGAATGGAACTGAGCGCGCACATGTCGATGGCGCCGGCGACCAACGGCGGGAAGCGCAGGTGCTCACGGCCCTGCCTTGGGGATATCCACGAGGACATGCTGGAGCGCGTCCTCGCGCGCCTCCCGCCGGCCAGCTTCTTCCGCCTCCGCGCCGTCTGCCGCGAGTGGCGCGCGGTCGCCGCATCCGCTACATTCCTCGACGCCTGCGCCCGCGTCCCTCCCCGCGACCCGTGGTTCCTCATGCTCTCCGAACGACCACACCCGGTGGTCGCCTTCGACACGGACGGGCGCTCCTGGAACGCCTGCCGCGCCCCAACGGGGTCCATGCCCGTGGCCGCGTCGGGCGGCCTCGTCCTCTACAGCGTGCTGGCCACGGGCGCGCTCTGCGTCTCCAACCCTCTCACCGGCGCATCCCGCGCGCTCCCCACGCCGCCGCAGGGCCAGGGCCAGGGCGTGCCGCAGCTCCACGCGATTGCCATGTACGGCTCCCCCTACCGCGTGGCGCTCTTCACGGGCGAGCTCCCTGACCTGTCCATGGCGGTGTTCGACTCGTCCGAGGGCTCGTGGGAGGGCCCCGTGCCGCTCGCCCGGAGGTCCGGGACCTCTTCTACGGACGCGCCGACGCATGGTGGCGACGACACGGTCTACTTTCTGAGCAAGTCCGGCGACGTGGTGGCCACCAACATGAAACGCAGCTCGCTGAAGCAGTATTCCTCGGCGGTCGTCCCGTCCGAGTGCGGCGCCGTGGTCTACTTCCTGAGCCACTCGGGCACGGTCCTCGCCTGCGACACGGCGAGCCGCACGTTTGCCGAGCTGCCCCGGATCCTCCCCGTGCATTTCGAGTACTCCATCGACGTCGTGGCATGCAACGGCGCCTCgtacgccgtcgtgctgtcggagtaCCTGGACACGGCGAGCCTGCGGGTGTGGCAGTTCGCGGAGGGCGCGTGGAGGCAGGTGGCCGCCATGCCGCCGGGCATGGCGCACGGGTTCTACGGAAAGAGGGCCGACATCAACTGCGTCGGGCACGGCGACCGCGTCATGGTCTGCGTGAGCTCGGGCGAGGTCAACGGCTGCTTCATGTGCGACGTGCGGAGCAACCAATGGGAGGAGCTGCCCAGGTGCATCAATGGCGACGGAGAGATCATCGACTTCCTGGCCGCCTTCTCCTTCGAGCCGAGAGTAGAGATCAACGTCTAA